The Dromaius novaehollandiae isolate bDroNov1 chromosome 3, bDroNov1.hap1, whole genome shotgun sequence genome includes the window CTAAGTGTCTATGTATCATCAAGGGCCTCTGAGCCTCAGTCCCTAAAAGGCAGTATTTGCTTCAGGGGTATTGGCAGAGCCAATAGTCCCAGGGATACAGGACTCTCCTGATGGGATTACAAACCTCCActgcctctgctctgtctctATGTCTGTCCACATCAGGCTGGCTGGTCACGGGCCTGGAGGGTTGTGGATGGGCAACGAGGGATGCAGCAATTCTCCTGCAGCCGCAGGGGCTCCCTCTGTGCTACATGTTTTACTCAGTAGGCTACAGGGCATTCAAGGAAATCTTTGTCTTTTGATCTTCCTGGCTTTAAGGCCAGACTCACTTGCCCACGTATAGGCATCTGGTGTCACTTGAGTTGACCCAGGGTGTCATGCCAGAGTGGACATGCCAGGGCATGTCCAGTGTCCTATCTGCCACTCTTATGTGGAAATCTCCAATAACTAGGCATCTTAAGTGACACAAGGTGCCGTGTGACTCAAGATCTTCATGGCTTCATATCCAGGAGATCAAATGACTTTATCAAGTGCATCTGAACAAGTGCAGGAAGAAGAGAATTTTTAATTTAGACCTTTCAGCTATCCGGTTTAGGAAGTATCCACAGAAATAACTGCATTAACACAGCTGAAGGTCAGCAAACAGCAGGGACAGCAGCCAAGTGAGGGCAGCTGGAACATCTGATGCTGATTTTACAGCAAAAGCTACATATCTATCACATAATTACCGCCAAGTGGTGCGCTGCTGAGCTCACTGGCTACCTCCTCCACCAGTGTTGTGGAGAAGCACTGTGTGGTCATCGTGCTCAGGAATGAGGCCTCCCAAATTCCTTGGAAGCCAAAGCTGGAATGATGTTTTGGCAGGAAAATCACATCCAGGTttcatctggaagaaaaattcacaGGAGCTCAGGCAAAAATGAATCACTCCCAGCCTGTGTGGTTCTCCTCACTGCAGCTCCTCAGGAGTCTGTCTTTGCAAGTTGCCACCCTTCGGTTCATGAGCTCCCCAGGCACTTCACTGGCTGTAAGTGAAGGGCAGAGGGATCTCCTGCACCTCTCTGCCCGCTGAGCTGTCTACAGTTGGCAATCTACCAGTCAAAAATGCCAGCTGCCAGGAACAGGAAGCGGGGAAGCCGATAACCAGTGAATGAGAAACGAGTCGACATTGTTTGGAACGGCAGCACTGGGTCAGAACGACACAGAGCAGAATTTCTGAGCAGCGAATGTTACACTGGAGACCGGACTATAACTGATTTCTGCCTGCACCCTCCCTCTTCCAGGATGCTATCCAGCATGCCAACAGCATACAGAGGCTTCTGCAAAATCTCACGCTCAGCCttgctgttttccagcagaaCCAAAGCAATGAGAATCCTTTGGTTCATTTTAATCTTCATCTCCCTAACTACTCACGGTAAGACCAGGAAGGCCAAGGGCGGCAAACAGAGGCAGCTGGGAACAGGAATAAGCTTTCATAACTAAGCAATCAAATCAAAGTATTATAGGTGctgggggggagaggtgtccttagGTTTCTGGATGAAAAAATGGGTCAGGCACTTTGGCAAAATGTGCAATTACATCTCTAGGGGTGATGCAGGAATGAGGAGGGAAATAGCTGTGAAAAGGGGACCTCTGCCTTTCTAGGAGCAGAGTATTTGGGCAAACCTTAGAGGATATGTCTTTTACCTCTGCTCTGGTGCTCATTTTTGGAGGCTCTGGGAaagtgtttcttccttttctcagacTGCAGTTGTTTCCTTGGTAGGGTGAGGACAACTGTTCTAACCTCCAGTATAGGATCTTTCACAATATCCTGAAAAAATGATTGCATGACAAAATGCTGAGTGAGGTTGACCCTGAACCTTGGGAGTTTTTTGACAAACAGAGGTATCTGAAGCTGTCCTTTGAGACAGGGATCCTGGGTGTGCTCTTTGAGATCTGCAGCTGTGCATGCCCAGGCTCCATGCATGCTCTCAGTCTTGCCTTGGCTGACCAGACACACTGTGTCAGAGAAAACTCCATGCATTTTACCAACTTGCTGCTTCTTTGTACAGGAAATGCTCACGGACCAGATAGCTGTAACCACGAAGGGGGCTTGTGCCGAGTAGGAAACTGCATTCCTGGTGAATACCTGGTTAGTTACTGCTTTGAACCGATCATTCTGTGTTGTAAAAGTTTGTCACTGACTACTATAAAAAGCTGAAGATTTCCAGAGAAGCAAACTGCAGCACATGGAGAGCTGCAGGCTCTGCTAACAAGGAACAGGCTGCAGCTGAGTTTTATCTCTTGGGAAGGAATGTTTTGTCTTTCTGTGACTGTTGCTCCCCTGGGACAACTTTTCTCCAATCATCAGAGGCTGTGGATCAACTAGTGGACTTCTGAACATGTTGTTTCTTGCTTTTACTGTGACTTTCTAGAAGATGCTGCAACAGGAAGAAATTGGGGCCTTCTATTTGCTAATGTATCACCCCTTTTGACATCTGGCAGTTATCTGTTATGCTCAGATGAGAAATTGCCTTTCTCCTTACCTGAAAGCAATAAACCTGAAGCCCAACAGAACAACAAGTGCCCTTCTGTGACTCCTGCTTACTCTCAGCAAAACCGCTGGTGGTGGGATGCACTGTCTCCCATTAACCAGAAGTGAACACAGCAATCCATTTCTCAGCAGAGCAAGTTggctctgtctctttctttcccttcccaggGAAAACAGTTACAATGGAGCAGCCCTCTTTGCCACCACTTTTGGTCCAAAAGCTATCTGTTTTGACATAAGCCAAGTGTGGCCCATGTGTCTCAGGCAGGTCCCAAGCACATATCCAGCCTTCCCAGCCTGTGGCAGGTCCTTTTAGACACTGGAAAGGCTGGCTGAAGGGTTAAGACATGGAGAGGGAGCAGGAATTCCCCACACACATACCTTTGCGCTTATCCCCACACACCCTACCCATGGGCAGGGTTTATAGCAGTGGCAAATGTGCTGTCAATCAGCCATACCTCCCCCAGCTAGGTCAGGCGGTGCAAAGCCCGGTAGGGCAGTCCCCAGTTCATTCTTCTTCCACAGTACAGCAAAAAGGAAGAGCCCAGGGTCATCTATTTTAAGCTGGAGGAGGGATCTGAAGGCTGTGCAAAATATTCCCCTTGACAGACCACTCTCTTCATCCATGGGCCACATTTTTggtatttctcctttttctgtaatCACCAGGTAATAAACACGATGCAATTAGCCTGTTTGCACCTAGTAGCTTTCTGCCTATGAAATGTCTCAGCCTAAACCCATTTGGTCTCCAGATGCGCTctcagcccttccctgtttctttctcctcctttaatCTTTTGGCCGGAAGAATTCTGATGCCCCTCTACACCACTTGCCAGTTTGCTCGTGGTGTCCCTATCCCAGTAAAATGCCTCTCTCCAGGGCAATCACATCTGTATAAGCAAGAAAACAATGATCTAATGACAGAGTTATACCAATTAGCTTGCGCATTGGTCAGAGCCAGGGAAAAGTCCTCCCTAGGAGACGAAATTCTTTCTGTGGTGAATCAAACAggaaaattcccattgacttcaccAGGGTCAGGACCCACCATGAGAGGTTCAAAGATGAACTCATTTGAGTAACTTGATTCTCTGGGCGATTCTGAGGCCGCCCACGAGCAGCCCAGCTATTTTCTTTGGGTTATCGtaacacacacagagcacagtCGGGGACTCGAACGCATGCAGGGAGATACCAACACTTCACTGGAGATCCTCTGCCGTTAGTTGAGCTGACAGGAGAGCCTAGTTACACAGACCTGGCTGTTGGCTTGGGAACCGTGGCTGAAAACAGAGATGGGCCTGAGCCCAGAGCCAAATTCCTCCCCGTATCATAAGGACTGCAGGCTAGCTCTCCAATGCACGTTGATATAGGAACTCAGAACAGACAGGCATGGAAATCAAGGAGCATTTCCAAAATCAAAGAGTTTATTTCTCATATTCATCTACAAAATTCATAATTCACGTCTCTTACCTGAATGACTGTTAGCCACCAAGTTTACAGCCTGCTTTCCTAAGAAAGTGAAGCATATGAGCTCATGCAGCTCATCTTCTAAATCTCTCTGCCAGTTGTTGGACCTTCTGCCCGCTATATATTCTGAACGTGTTGGGCAGCTGAGTTTTGATTGGGGTAAGGTGGAAATGCTCAGCCAGCTTACAGGTAACTAATTGCTTGACATTTTCAAGTTGTCCCTCTGGCAGTAACATGACAGTAAgtgcaagctgctgctgcaggacacTGTCCCACACTCCCCTGGCTATGCATTTCCTTGCTTAGTGAGCTGGTTGAAAAACagccctccaaaaaaaaaaaaaaaaaaaaaaaaaaaaaagaagaagaagaagaagaagaagaaaaatccattatGATTTCTGCCAGATTATCAAAATGAACTGATTTCCCTTCTGGCTACCTAATCGCTCACTCTGACacacagagaggagagagaaagcactGAGGACACAGATGGAGGGTGGATAACTGCACTCTCTGATACATAGAAGGTACTATTTCCCATGGTTTCTTGACCCAGAAACTCACCTGCAGTCTGGGGGACAGCACCCAGTCACCAGGACAGCTCTTTTAAAGCTGGTGTCCCTGTCCTGTGAAAGAGACAGGCTTTTGCTCTGCTCTCACTCTAACTTTTCACGCACTGCTATTTTGCTGTGGACCTCTGAGCTCTCATCTATGTTTTGATCTCTTTCTCTTTGCCAGCTGCCCAGGTTGTCTCCCCCCAGAACTGTTCATGCTTATTCCCTCTCTGTGGCAAAGAGAAGTTATTCTGAGTTGGGACCATGTTTTCCGTTCAGCGAATCCCACAGTCTCCTGTGTGTCTCTGTATTTGCAAAAGATAAATCCTCCCTTTTATGCAGAGGCCACATCCAccacatcagcacttgctgcttgaATGAAATAATAGTATAACAGCAGTATAAGATGTCTTGGTGTAAGTATATGATAGGGGATGCTGCTTCCATAGAAACCAAGGAAATCCAGGCAAAGACCAGCAGTGTGTAGAGAAATTAATTACCCTCAGGGTGGTGTGTCATGTATTCCTAGGGAGAATGAAGTGCTCAACTCCTCTTGCTGGGCAGACACTTTCTTCCGCTCAGTGCAGAACTGTTCAcctgtttgttttcatttggcATGCAACCAGACTCGAACCCTGTTTTCCACCTCTTATATCTGAAAACCAAACAGTATTTCTCATTAGAGGCACTCAGCAAAGGACATCTCCAGCATGACCCCTATGCTCCAGCTGGAGGAATTCCTTCCGCGGAGAGCAACCCTGCCTGTGCTGCACCATTTCCATGGGTGTAAACCCCAATGGAGTCAGTGGAGTTATTCTAAACCCCTCCTGATACCACTCCTTCATTATTGCATGTAGAAATAGAGTGGACAGTCAGGCAAGCTAAGGGGGAAGTCAGAATAGCAGAAGAAATAAGAAGGTGAAGTCTACCATCCTTAAGAGATCTAGGCTGATGAGGATTTAAATCAGACTAGAGGACTGCTCTGAAAAGAGATTAGGCTGAGTTTCTTGGCCTAATTGGAGAAAACCAAATGAGGAAGAAGACACTAGTGGGAAGGCTTGGGAGATCTCTTGGCTCTAGCTGCTCATAGCTGACAGAGCTCATATGGCTACAGAAATAAGGGTTCTTCAGTACGCCCACAGCTGCCCTATGCCGGCTTCTGAAGGAGATATAAAAAACATCCAGACGTCTTGGGAGATATATTTTAGGCCTCTGCAGCCATTTAGGCTCCTGTAGCCACAGGGACAGCCCAAGGATTCAGACAGGCTAGAGGCCTGCCCTCACGTCTGGTCTGTACAAGCCTCATGAATAGCTAGAGATGTTAGTTCATcaaaacaagacctgaatgtcccCCTCactggaatttgtttgctgttccCAGGCAACAGGCCAGTGTTTGTTTGGCAGAGATAGCCAGACTAAAATGAAATCCTCCGCTTGTGGTCTATAAACACCAACGTAAGCTGAGCTGTGTGATCAGAACTGGAATGACGGTCAAACAGACTCCTGTTCGAGGAAGCTGAGCTCTCATAATCTTGGGCAAACCTCTTGCATTCAGGATGTCCCTTATGTCTGCAGCAATCCCATGCAAAGCAATGCAACCACTCATATGCACAACTCTTCTTTCAGCTCAGGAGAAAAAGAGTCATATTCAGTCTTTGCACTTGCTGTTCTTTCCACCAGTCAGGCTGAGTGAAGGAAACAGCCATCCTGCAACAGCTTAGATACAAGGGCATGTTAGGAGGCTAAAACAGGTCTGAGCTCAGAGGCTGTATCTACACAAGTAAGTTAAACAAACACTGTGAGGCTCATGCTCAAATATTGGCAGATGCCCATCCATGCTATTGAATTACTAGCACTATTTCTGGCATAGATTTGGCTTGGGGCAACTAGCAATTTCCCAGACAATTGTCTGGCACAGTTTAGAGCTTGGCGCATGCCCAGGATCATTTGTAATGGACATCTGGATTTGGCCATGCAAccggggtggggagggaagagtcTAGCTGTGTGGACAAGAATTGTGCTGTGTCTGTTTTGCCATGGGGCAAAGAGCAGCATCTTGCAAAAAATGGGGAGAAAGGACAGACTTGCAGATTCATGCCATATAAAAGGAAATCTTTTTTGCACTCTGGGAAGTTGAGAGGAGGCACAGCAGAGCATGCTGAGCAGAGCTTCATCCAGGAGACTCTCTTTCAAAGCAGCACTGGCATCAAGTGATTTAGGGGAACATGACAGAAGTCTAGAGGATTGTGAAAGCCTATAGAAATGTGCTGACAGTGAGCAGGCGACTGACTATTCACAGTCTCTTCCTGAACAGGAGCTATTGGGAAACTAGAGGGACcctgatttaaaacaaaaggaaattgtTCCCCTATATAGAAGGTTGCAGACCTGTGGAACACCTTGCCAAAGGATATTATTATGTAAAACTTGTACATGGTTTCAAAGAGAGACTGGACAAGTACTTGGAAGGAAAATTTGTAGGGGGTTACTCAAgaggcaggcaggaggcagcCTGGGATCTCCCCAGAGCAGAAAGCGTACCAACTGCAAGCCAGGCATGCGGTCCTGCAGCAAATCAGAAAGGGAGCAGCACTCCTCAAGGTCAGGGTCCTTCTTCCTGTGTTGAGCTGCGGAGATTTAGAGGATTTGGTAGAAAATaacagggaagatgaggaggcagggtgccaggatAGGCGAGTAAGCTGAGAATTGACTGGCAAAGGGGCTCCAGGAGGCCCTCAAATCACTGCGAGGTTTGCACCTATGAATTCCCTCCTGTGGTCATCCTTGCTGCAGCCAGTATAAATTTATCCCAAGCTTCTGGGACAAGTAGCCTGATTTTAAAAATCCAGCTGCTCAGGTCCTGACCAGATGAAGTTAGTGGAGAGGTCCCCTCCCACTTCAGGCTGTGGGTCGGGTGTGGATTGACTTAGATTCCTCCGCAACCTCAAAAACCCCGGGGGCACCCAGGAGTTAATTTCTATGCTGTGAGTCACAGAGCACAGACTGGCCTCTGTGCACTGTGGAGTCTGAAACAAACCAGCTGGTGGCAGGTtgggagcagggaaaggcaggaCCAGCTGCATCCGATGCGGCCCATCAAGGAGGGAGAGTCACCAAATGCTGAGGCCAACATGGTGTAGGGATCATGCAGGAGGGAGTAAGCCCAGCTGCAGTCAGAGCAATCACCCAGGAGACAGAAACTTCCTGCCCCAGACTTCTGGGGAAATCTGGTTTATGTTGGTGTTGTctgttttttgctcttttctgcctTATATTGATGAAAGGGCTAGTCTTTCCATGCCAGCAGAATAGCTGTCTTTCCCAAGGCGAATTCTTCAACTCAATGCATACACCATGGCTGCAAAGCAGGGAGTTGTGGTAGTGTGGAGGATGCATCCTGACCACCTTAGGATGCATCCTGACCACCTTTGTGTTCACCTCTGTGGAGCCTGCAGCATTTGCACCGATCCAGATGCAGCTCATCCTCTGAGCGATGTCTGTTGCTCCCACCAGGGGAGAGCAACCGAGCTAGAGATAAAACATGGCTTTTTGCCATCCATCAGCAGCAATGAAGTAGCCACCTGGTATCCTGGCTCCAGACCTAGTCTCTAGAGCGTATCCAGCTGGCTTCACTGACATGTTCAGACCCACCGGGTCACATGGTTGGATCAGGACACTCATATGACTGACCCCCACAGCACATTCCTCCCTGCTAGGGTTGTATCTCAAGACAGAGTTGCAATCTCTTCTCTGCTATTTGTCCCCATGTCCTGGACACAACTGGGCAGGCTGAACCACCAGCCAGTGTCTCGGGTACAACACCACGAGAACCAACGTTGCCCTACAGGGCTAGGTAAGCCCTGTAGCAAGTCACCCCCGTTACATCATCTCTCACGCTGAAGATGCAGATCCTCAGCAATACGTGGTGGATTATGGTCTTCTGCTGACCACACAAAGTGGTTCTGCTAGAGATGCAAAACACAACCACTTCTAGAGAGGCTCCACATACATCCTCGAAACCATCCCTCCAACAGATAGGGTTAAGATCCTATTTTCTTTCCCAAAGTTGTGTATTGCCTGTGTGCACGACACCCCGTTTATCGCTCAGCGTCCTGTGATCCAAAGTCCGGCTGGTAAAGGGCCCCTTATCTACACTGTTTGATGAAGGTGATACTTGTTCTGTTCAAGCAGCCTGAAGGCCAGTGGCTTTACTTTTTTCAGTACTGGCTGGCATCCAGCCTGCAAATAAAAAGCCATCACGGTGACTTgcaacaggaaaatgaaagacatggTGACACCCCTTGCTGCCTCACTGCTGTAAAAAGAAACCTTTAGAAGGTTTCTATTTCCTCTTgtactttttgctgttgtttgggggagatttctgtttgttatttgttttgtgttgttttccaGCACTGAAACTCAGGTCCCACCTTTCCTGATTTCCCGGAACTGAGCTGGAGAACTAATACAAACCACAAAGCTTGCCAGCTTGCTTGGGAGATCTATAATAAACAAGTTTTTCCTAAAGCTCCTACTCGTGATAATTACTCAGAGGTATCCCAGCTTTCCTACTTAGTAAACACATAAACAAGATGCTGAGTTACATTTTTCCTGACAGTTGTAAACAAAAGCTTGGAAAATGACCTCTTGGCAAGCCAGAAGTTGGGAAATACAAACAGAGTTTTgacttttaatgatttttaagcCTACTTTGGGATGTTTGGGAGTGCTGAGGGGGAGACTCTGGATTTTTTCATGCTTGAGCTTGTCAAGGCTAGGCACAGGGACTGGGAGCTGGAAATAAGAACTTTGATCCCACAAAGCCTTGGACAGGCTTTTAACATCATGCGCTTGAGCCTACAAGCACAAGAACAGCCAGACTGGGTCAGCCCCAATGTTCTGTCTCCAGCAGCAACCGGTAGCAGACTCCCCAGTGCTCCGTGCAATTTGTTGACAAAaccctgcttttttttctgtaacgTGGTGTATTTAAGACTGGGAACATCCCAGCGCAACTGTTTGCTGGAATGTTGAAATGTATCTGAGATTGACAAAGTTCCCTCCACTCCAGGAACGTTACACAACCCCTGGGACCTATAAATCCAGGATTTCCCTGTTCCCCATCTCTTTACGGCCCTTCACTCCTCCTCACGGTGGGATTTCCACCAAGGCTCAGCCATGCGGatcctccagctgctctttgcaaTCATGGTCATGCTCCTCCTCCAGGATGTTCCCGGTAAGGATAAAATACTTGCAGgggtttctgtggaaaagagacaAGACAGGTTCCCACCCCGAGGtaggcaaggacaagacagggcCCTCAAGTCAAGCCAGGGTTGACCTGACTCTTGCTTCCAAGGAATAAATATCTTTGAAACAGTCTCCAAGGAGTTCCTGGATGCAGTGCCTTGGCAGGAAGAGGTTTTACATGCTCACAGAAAGTATGTCCCCTCCTCTCCATCATCTCAAAGGCACAAAGACATGCTAAGTCTGAGCCAGCAGTGCAAGCTCTGACCCTGACCAGAATGAAAATCTCTTCCTCTGCAAAACAAGGAGAATCTTCTGAATTTGAAAGGCCTTTGCAATCACCAGGTTTAGAGAAGAGCCTTTGGGACTACCAAGGGTGACAGTGCAATATTTCCTGGCAATCTCACCCTGACGGTGACAGAGGGCTATTTTAGGCACCTTATGCGTATGTTTTCTGGCAGAAACAAGTGCATTTTTGGGTGTGCATCAGCTGTTATTTGTCACAGGACGTGTGCACTGTGAGGAACAGAAACTGCCAGTGAGCTGCAAAGACAAATGGAAAATTAAGCTCCATTCAGTCTAATTAACCTTAGCAGCCAGATTAAAATTAAACTGCCTCAAGCTATAAAATAAGACACAAGTGGATGACTACTTTTTCCTGACTGCTATTTAGACTGAGCTGGGACAAAGAATAGCACACCTGTATCCTTTGCATAAAGCAACCAAAGATTAATTCAAAGGTTTATCTATAAAAGGGGGTGAGCTTTGGGGGAAGGTGGGAGGAAgaactgtgaggtttttttttttgtctgtcttttttcttctggCGTTCTGTTTTAATAGAAGGTCACACTTGTCATGGCTTTTTCACTGGCTGcttgcatatattttaggaatttAGGTCTCATCCAGCTGTAAGGTCATTATGGTGTTATTAGGACCATGGTAGTATGACTACAATGGAAATCAACTCTGacaaacaagaagagaagacttaCCTACTCAGCCTGTTTATGTTCTTATCTAGTTAACTCAAGTCCTAGGGACAAAGGTAGGAGAGAGAAGAGTTTGCCACTCCACTAATGGTAGCTAATATTCTATTGCTATGCCCTTGAACCttccaaaaaccccaaaccttagTGTTCCTGCTATGTATAAAGAAAAACATGCTAAAACGTGCTATGCtataaagaaaaacagcacacTGAGTTTTTAGCGAGTTAAGAAGATTAAGATgattaaataagtaaataaaacacTTGCTCTAAAAAGACCCTTTTCTGACTTTTGATGTTACCCAAGAGATACATCTCACCTGACTCAGTCATCCCAAAGTTTGGCATCTTGTCTAGGCTGGTTGTTAAGGGACTCCCAGTGCTTGGTGGGAGGAGGTGCTCCTCTCGAGCACATCTGACCTTCACCATGAAGGCAACTGAATTTCCGTTGCCAGCTGCAAGTGTTTCATTGCTCAG containing:
- the LOC135327997 gene encoding gallinacin-12-like, with amino-acid sequence MLSSMPTAYRGFCKISRSALLFSSRTKAMRILWFILIFISLTTHGNAHGPDSCNHEGGLCRVGNCIPGEYLVSYCFEPIILCCKSLSLTTIKS